The following proteins are co-located in the Ascochyta rabiei chromosome 8, complete sequence genome:
- a CDS encoding Plasma membrane sulfite pump involved in sulfite metabolism, translated as MATPCQLQAAASSRSNDTAVETTCRNQLRQLTPCQLRQQMACSDTEALPKWLIPADRRGWRRIVQNFTPSWFAVTMGTGIVGILLHALSTLYPLVQTPLNILSTIFFVLNIVLFSVILAISVLRYTLYPATWTLMLQHPVQSLFLGTLPMGFATLINLFVALCVPAWGGCTPYVAWGLWWIDVVVSIACCLWLPFQMMTTHQTRHEAMTAAWLLPIVAPIVAAASGGLVASVLPDPHHAIITIVTSYVLCGIGVPLAMVVLTMYFHRLAIHKLPPQEVIVSVFLPLGPMGQGGYAVMQLGIQAAKRFPETGSLHPLAGEIMYVLGWAVAIILWGFGLVWLFFAIASISRSRFPFNMGWWGFTFPVGVFTMSTITMGEELPSAFFRILGTAFAVSVMLLWGVVAAGTVKNLFFGKLVEAPCLREMERRAAAAAAAAEEKARQDV; from the exons ATGGCGACACCCTGCCAGCTACAGGCTGCAGCTAGCTCGCGTTCGAACGATACCGCTGTTGAAACAACATGTCGCAACCAGCTGCGCCAACTCACACCCTGCCAGCTCCGACAGCAAATGGCATGCTCAGACACTGAAGCCCTGCCAAAATGGCTCATTCCAGCAGACCGAAGAGGCTGGCGCCGCATCGTGCAGAACTTCACTCCATCATGG TTTGCAGTAACAATGGGCACCGGTATAGTCGGCATCCTTCTCCACGCCCTATCCACACTTTACCCTTTGGTCCAAACACCTCTCAACATCCTCAGCACAATCTTCTTCGTCCTCAACATCGTGCTTTTCTCTGTCATCCTCGCCATCAGCGTACTGCGCTACACGCTCTACCCAGCAACCTGGACGCTCATGCTGCAACACCCCGTGCAATCTCTGTTCCTCGGCACGCTTCCCATGGGCTTCGCGACGCTCATCAATCTCTTCGTCGCGCTGTGCGTCCCTGCATGGGGCGGCTGTACGCCGTACGTAGCATGGGGGCTATGGTGGATCGATGTCGTCGTATCGATCGCATGCTGTCTCTGGCTACCCTTCCAGATGATGACGACGCACCAGACCCGCCACGAGGCAATGACAGCAGCCTGGCTCCTGCCCATCGTCGCGCCCATCGTCGCAGCCGCATCTGGTGGCCTTGTCGCTTCAGTGCTGCCAGACCCGCACCATGCCATCATCACAATCGTCACCAGCTATGTCCTCTGCGGCATCGGCGTCCCGCTCGCCATGGTCGTTCTGACAATGTACTTCCACCGCCTCGCCATCCACAAGCTGCCGCCGCAGGAAGTCATCGTCAGTGTTTTCCTCCCGCTTGGTCCCATGGGTCAGGGCGGGTATGCCGTGATGCAACTGGGCATACAGGCCGCCAAGCGCTTTCCCGAGACGGGCAGCCTGCACCCCCTGGCCGGCGAGATCATGTACGTCCTCGGCTGGGCCGTCGCCATCATCCTGTGGGGATTCGGGCTCGTGTGGTTGTTCTTCGCTATCGCGTCTATCAGCCGCAGCAGATTCCCTTTCAATATGGGGTGGTGGGGCTTCACGTTCCCTGTTGGCGTGTTTACCATGTCGACCATTACGATGGGAGAGGAGCTGCCGTCGGCGTTCTTCAGGATTCTGGGTACTGCGTTTGCGGTTAGTGTTATGCTGCTGTGGGGAGTGGTGGCTGCGGGGACAGTCAAGAACTTGTTCTTTGGAAAGCTGGTCGAGGCACCGTGTTTAAGGGAGATGGAGAGGAGGGCCGCAGCCGCGGCTGCGGCTGCAGAAGAAAAGGCAAGGCAAGATGTGTGA
- a CDS encoding Ribonucleoside-diphosphate reductase: MSTLQSTPSKQAASAIDTLKMSDSPVKKIDFLSAEKENRYKPIVGIPDLEAEAVDEVDKKMHAVAPTIKPEEADEPLLQENPNRFVLFPIKYHDVWQMYKKAEASFWTAEEIDLSKDLHDWNKRLNDDERFFISHVLAFFAASDGIVNENLVERFSGEVQIPEARCFYGFQIMMENVHAETYSLLIDTYISEPRQRTYLFNAIDNIPCIRKKADWALRWISDKNSTFANRLVAFAAVEGIFFSGSFASIFWLKKRGLMPGLTFSNELISRDEGMHTDFACLLFSLLNNRPSKDAVQAIITEAVEIEQEFLSDALPCALLGMNATLMCQYIEFVADRLLLALGNPKYYNATNPFDFMENISLAGKTNFFEKRVGDYQKAGVMASTKKQEQTEGSSSPVEEQGLSGDFNFEEDF, from the exons ATGTCTACGCTTCAGTCCACGCCTTCCAAGCAG GCTGCCTCCGCAATTGACACACTCAAGATGTCAGACTCACCAGTAAAGAAGATTGACTTCTTGTCTGCCGAGAAGGAGAACCGCTACAAGCCCATCGTCGGTATTCCCGACCTCGAGGCAGAGGCAGTAGACGAAGTCGACAAGAAGATGCACGCTGTTGCACCTACCATCAAGCCCGAAGAGGCAGACGAGCCTCTTCTGCAAGAAAACCCCAACCGCTTTGTGCTCTTCCCCATCAAGTACCATGAT GTCTGGCAAATGTACAAGAAGGCTGAGGCTTCCTTCTGGACCGCCGAGGAGATCGATCTCTCCAAGGACCTGCACGACTGGAACAAGCGCCTCAACGACGACGAGCGCTTCTTCATCTCCCACGTCCTCGCTTTCTTCGCAGCCTCCGATGGCATCGTCAACGAGAATCTCGTCGAGCGGTTCTCTGGTGAGGTACAAATTCCCGAAGCTCGATGCTTCTACGGTTTCCAGATCATGATGGAAAACGTCCACGCCGAGACATACTCTCTCCTGATCGACACATACATCAGCGAGCCCAGACAGCGCACATATCTCTTCAACGCCATTGACAACA TTCCCTGCATCCGCAAGAAGGCCGACTGGGCCCTACGATGGATCTCGGACAAGAACTCTACCTTCGCCAACCGTCTCGTTGCCTTTGCCGCCGTCGAGGGCATCTTCTTCAGTGGATCGTTCGCGTCCATCTTCTGGCTGAAGAAGCGTGGTCTGATGCCCGGTCTTACCTTTTCTAATGAGCTCATTTCTCGTGACGAGGGCATGCACACAGACTTTGCTTGTCTGTTGTTCTCTCTGCTCAACAACCGTCCAAGCAAAGATGCTGTGCAGGCCATCATCACCGAGGCCGTCGAGATTGAGCAGGAGTTCCTGTCCGATGCTCTCCCCTGCGCACTACTCGGTATGAACGCTACTCTCATGTGCCAGTACATCGAGTTCGTCGCCGACCGTCTGCTCCTGGCTCTTGGCAACCCCAAGTACTACAACGCGACCAACCCCTTCGACTTCATGGAGAACATCTCGCTTGCCGGCAAGACCAACTTCTTCGAGAAGCGTGTTGGTGATTACCAGAAGGCCGGTGTCATGGCTAGCACAAAGAAGCAGGAGCAGACGGAAGGCTCGTCGTCTCCCGTCGAGGAGCAGGGCCTGTCTGGCGACTTCAACTTTGAGGAAGACTTCTAG